In one Nocardia tengchongensis genomic region, the following are encoded:
- the iolC gene encoding 5-dehydro-2-deoxygluconokinase translates to MTELDVLTIGRVGVDLYPEQSGVPLAQVRSFAKFLGGTATNVAVAAARLGRRTAVLTKVGPDGFGDFVRDALEGFGVSARYVGTSPDLQTPVVFCELNPPADPPLLFYRAPIAPDLTLTVDEIPWEVVDSVPLLWVTGTGVSAEPGRATQRAVLERRARHGHTVLDLDYRPMFWPDVKTARAEIGWMVDHVNVVVGNRTEVQVAVGTADPDEAADRLLARGVRMAVVKRGAEGVLIATEAERWTVPPCPVRVRCGLGAGDGFGGALIHGLLSGWDPHRVAAYANAAGALVASRLACADAMPTAAEIEEMLCT, encoded by the coding sequence GTGACCGAGCTGGATGTGCTGACGATCGGGCGGGTCGGAGTCGACCTGTATCCCGAGCAGAGCGGGGTGCCGCTCGCGCAGGTTCGGAGCTTCGCCAAGTTCCTCGGCGGGACCGCCACCAATGTCGCGGTGGCGGCGGCGCGACTGGGTCGCCGCACCGCGGTGCTCACCAAGGTCGGGCCCGACGGGTTCGGCGACTTCGTGCGCGACGCGCTGGAGGGGTTCGGGGTCTCGGCCCGGTATGTCGGGACATCGCCTGATCTGCAGACACCGGTGGTGTTCTGCGAACTGAATCCGCCCGCGGACCCGCCGCTGCTGTTCTATCGCGCGCCCATCGCGCCCGACCTCACGCTCACCGTGGATGAGATCCCTTGGGAAGTAGTGGATTCCGTGCCGCTGCTGTGGGTGACCGGGACCGGTGTCAGCGCCGAACCCGGCCGCGCCACCCAGCGCGCCGTCTTGGAGCGCCGGGCGCGACACGGGCACACGGTGCTGGATCTGGACTACCGGCCCATGTTCTGGCCCGACGTGAAGACCGCGCGCGCCGAGATCGGCTGGATGGTCGATCACGTGAACGTGGTGGTGGGCAATCGAACCGAGGTGCAGGTGGCGGTCGGCACCGCCGATCCCGACGAGGCCGCCGACCGGCTGCTGGCGCGCGGGGTCCGGATGGCCGTGGTGAAACGCGGCGCGGAGGGCGTGCTCATCGCCACCGAAGCCGAACGCTGGACGGTGCCGCCGTGCCCGGTGCGGGTGCGGTGCGGGCTGGGCGCGGGCGACGGCTTCGGGGGCGCGCTGATCCACGGACTGTTGTCCGGCTGGGACCCGCACCGGGTGGCCGCCTACGCCAATGCCGCCGGCGCGCTGGTGGCCTCGCGGCTGGCCTGCGCCGACGCCATGCCGACCGCCGCCGAGATCGAGGAGATGCTGTGCACCTGA
- a CDS encoding ABC transporter permease, translating into MTTTTEASETASGTAAAPPDRMAILNRLVARPEVGALLGAVAVFVFFTVITTKFLNPLGISTWLDDASTLGIMAVAVALLMIGGEFDLSTGVMTASTALITGLLAVHAGWNVWFALAVSLAFALAVGALNGWVVMRTGLPSFIVTLGTFLALQGLNLGVTRWATGTVQVSGMRSADGYQSAGWVFASTTKIGNASIQASVVWWIAVTAVAAIVLARTRFGNWIFAVGGSLPTARAVGVPATRTKILLFMTTAFAGWIVGACNLLRFASVQANQGVGLEFQYIIAAVIGGCLLTGGFGSVVGAALGALIFGMARQGIVLAGWNSDWFMLFLGLLLFSAVLVNNAFKKRAERVRR; encoded by the coding sequence ATGACTACTACGACAGAGGCATCCGAGACGGCGTCCGGGACCGCCGCCGCGCCGCCGGACCGCATGGCCATCCTGAACCGCCTGGTCGCCCGGCCCGAGGTCGGCGCGCTGCTGGGCGCGGTGGCGGTGTTCGTGTTCTTCACCGTCATCACCACCAAATTCCTGAACCCCTTGGGCATTTCGACCTGGCTGGATGACGCCTCCACGCTCGGCATCATGGCGGTCGCGGTGGCCCTGCTCATGATCGGCGGGGAGTTCGACCTGTCCACCGGCGTGATGACCGCCTCCACCGCGCTGATCACCGGCCTGCTCGCGGTGCACGCGGGCTGGAACGTGTGGTTCGCGCTGGCGGTGTCGCTGGCGTTCGCGCTCGCCGTCGGCGCGCTCAACGGCTGGGTGGTGATGCGCACCGGGCTGCCGAGCTTCATCGTCACGCTGGGCACGTTCCTGGCCTTACAGGGCCTGAATCTCGGTGTGACCCGGTGGGCCACCGGCACCGTGCAGGTGTCGGGGATGCGGTCCGCGGACGGATATCAGTCCGCCGGTTGGGTTTTCGCCTCCACAACCAAGATCGGCAACGCCAGCATCCAGGCGTCGGTGGTGTGGTGGATCGCGGTCACCGCGGTCGCGGCGATCGTGCTGGCGCGCACCAGGTTCGGCAACTGGATCTTCGCGGTCGGCGGTTCGCTGCCCACCGCCCGCGCGGTCGGCGTGCCCGCCACCCGCACCAAGATCCTGCTGTTCATGACGACCGCGTTCGCGGGGTGGATCGTCGGCGCGTGCAATCTGCTGCGGTTCGCCAGCGTGCAGGCGAATCAGGGTGTGGGACTGGAGTTCCAGTACATCATCGCCGCCGTGATCGGAGGCTGCCTGCTCACCGGCGGCTTCGGCTCGGTGGTGGGCGCGGCGCTCGGGGCGCTCATCTTCGGGATGGCGCGGCAGGGCATCGTGCTGGCGGGCTGGAACAGCGACTGGTTCATGCTCTTCCTCGGCCTGCTGTTGTTCTCGGCCGTGCTGGTCAACAACGCGTTCAAGAAGCGAGCCGAAAGGGTCCGGCGATGA
- a CDS encoding DUF4184 family protein translates to MPLTFPSHALAVLPLKMRWPRHLDGVALVVGAAVPDAPYPVAGFFSFPETHTLPALLWWCLPMGIVATLVIRWGAPAIGAHLPRLGAFDLPAYGVLGVVRYPWYVTGYSILIGAVTHIFWDGFTHDPAGGHGWGVASFPVLLQPGLLGRPWWYLLQQTSTFVGAALAVGLFYYIGRRGLLRAWHGEPPVTRREPKRFWLAAGLVAAICLSLLPLMPLPFQPFVVGVRLLYVVALSLLAGAVVMRERVAAPVAGVRSAQ, encoded by the coding sequence GTGCCGCTCACCTTTCCTTCGCATGCGTTGGCCGTACTCCCGTTGAAGATGCGGTGGCCTCGTCACCTGGACGGTGTCGCGTTGGTGGTGGGCGCCGCGGTTCCCGACGCCCCCTATCCGGTGGCAGGGTTCTTTTCGTTTCCGGAGACGCACACACTGCCTGCGTTGTTGTGGTGGTGTCTGCCGATGGGGATCGTCGCTACGTTGGTGATCCGTTGGGGTGCACCGGCGATTGGCGCGCATCTGCCGCGACTCGGTGCGTTCGATCTGCCCGCCTACGGCGTACTCGGTGTCGTCCGATATCCGTGGTATGTCACGGGATACTCGATCCTGATCGGTGCGGTCACCCATATCTTCTGGGACGGGTTCACGCATGATCCGGCCGGCGGGCATGGCTGGGGTGTGGCCAGCTTTCCCGTGCTGTTGCAGCCAGGTCTGCTGGGCAGGCCCTGGTGGTACCTGCTGCAGCAGACATCGACCTTCGTCGGTGCGGCACTCGCGGTTGGATTGTTCTACTACATCGGTCGCCGCGGACTGCTGCGGGCCTGGCACGGTGAACCACCGGTCACCCGGCGCGAACCGAAGCGGTTCTGGCTGGCGGCCGGTCTGGTCGCCGCGATCTGTTTGTCGCTGCTCCCGCTGATGCCCTTGCCATTTCAGCCGTTCGTGGTGGGAGTCCGGTTGCTCTATGTCGTGGCGCTGTCGTTGCTGGCAGGCGCAGTGGTGATGCGGGAGAGGGTAGCTGCGCCAGTCGCTGGTGTCCGGTCCGCGCAATAG
- a CDS encoding ATP-binding cassette domain-containing protein, translated as MTEQQSAPPLIETVSIGKSYGGVVALCDVSTVVNAGQVTCVLGDNGAGKSTLIKILSGVHQHDSGQLRIEGRELRLSSPRAALDLGIATVYQDLAVVPLMSVWRNFVLGSEPVKRYGPLELLDRRQAQDIARKGLADMGIDIPDLEQPVGTLSGGQRQCVAIARAVHYGAQVLILDEPTAALGVKQAGVVLRYVVQARDRGLGVVLITHNPHHAYPVGDRFLLLKRGSALGSYEKSEIDLTELTRLMAGGAELEALQHELERVVP; from the coding sequence ATGACCGAGCAGCAGAGCGCGCCGCCGCTCATCGAAACCGTCAGCATCGGTAAGAGTTACGGCGGCGTGGTGGCGTTGTGCGACGTGTCGACGGTGGTGAACGCCGGTCAGGTCACCTGCGTGCTGGGCGACAACGGCGCGGGCAAGTCCACGCTGATCAAGATCCTGTCGGGCGTGCATCAGCACGACAGCGGGCAGCTGCGCATCGAGGGCCGTGAGCTCCGATTGTCCTCGCCGCGTGCGGCTTTGGACCTCGGCATCGCCACCGTGTATCAGGATCTGGCGGTGGTGCCGCTGATGAGTGTGTGGCGCAATTTCGTGCTGGGCTCCGAGCCGGTCAAACGGTACGGGCCGCTGGAACTGCTGGACCGCAGGCAGGCCCAGGACATCGCGCGAAAGGGACTCGCGGACATGGGGATCGACATCCCCGACCTGGAGCAGCCGGTGGGGACGCTGTCCGGCGGTCAGCGCCAGTGCGTGGCCATCGCCCGCGCGGTGCACTACGGGGCCCAGGTCCTCATTCTCGACGAGCCGACCGCGGCGCTGGGCGTCAAACAGGCCGGTGTGGTGCTGCGCTACGTGGTGCAGGCCCGCGATCGGGGGCTCGGCGTCGTGCTGATCACCCACAATCCGCACCACGCCTACCCGGTCGGGGACCGGTTCCTGCTGCTCAAGCGCGGGTCGGCGCTGGGCAGTTACGAGAAGTCGGAGATCGACCTCACCGAGCTGACCCGGTTGATGGCCGGCGGTGCGGAACTCGAAGCGTTGCAACACGAATTGGAGCGGGTGGTGCCGTGA
- a CDS encoding TIM barrel protein gives MTEPLHPLSPLRIAAAPISWGVCEVPGWGHVLDPDIVLAEMASLGLTATEFGPPGYLPADPAELRKTLRGYGIAPIGGFLALALHREPSWALTAARTAAAQFAAAGAEVLVLAAATGHDGYDTRTPLDARQWRTLLDTAGAVGDIAAEHGLRLAVHPHVGTHVETAAEVERFLADSDLDLCLDTGHLLIGGADPVELARRHPDRLGHIHLKDVRAALAAEVRSGAVEYSEAVRQGLYVPLGAGDVEVAALVRAAHAGGYRGWYVIEQDTALRPGETAAAATAAARQSLRHLAEIAAGLTSARI, from the coding sequence ATGACCGAACCGCTCCATCCATTGTCTCCATTGCGAATCGCCGCCGCGCCGATCTCCTGGGGGGTCTGCGAGGTCCCCGGCTGGGGTCACGTCCTCGACCCGGACATCGTCCTGGCCGAGATGGCGAGCCTCGGCCTCACCGCGACCGAATTCGGGCCGCCGGGATACCTGCCCGCCGACCCCGCCGAACTCCGGAAGACCCTGCGCGGCTACGGTATCGCGCCGATCGGTGGCTTCCTGGCGCTCGCACTGCACCGGGAACCGAGCTGGGCCCTGACCGCCGCGCGGACCGCCGCCGCGCAGTTCGCGGCCGCCGGCGCCGAGGTCCTGGTGCTGGCCGCCGCCACCGGCCACGACGGCTACGACACCCGCACGCCGCTCGATGCGCGGCAGTGGCGCACGCTGCTCGACACAGCGGGCGCCGTCGGTGACATCGCCGCCGAACACGGCCTGCGCCTTGCCGTCCACCCGCATGTGGGCACCCACGTCGAGACCGCCGCCGAGGTGGAACGCTTCCTCGCCGACTCCGATCTGGACCTGTGCCTGGACACCGGGCACCTGCTCATCGGGGGCGCCGACCCGGTCGAGCTGGCCCGCCGCCACCCCGATCGCCTCGGGCACATCCATCTCAAGGATGTCCGGGCGGCGCTGGCCGCCGAAGTCCGCAGCGGCGCAGTCGAATACAGCGAGGCGGTGCGGCAGGGACTCTATGTTCCGCTGGGTGCGGGCGACGTCGAGGTCGCCGCCCTGGTCCGCGCGGCGCACGCCGGCGGCTACCGCGGCTGGTACGTGATCGAGCAGGACACCGCGCTGCGCCCGGGCGAGACCGCCGCGGCCGCGACCGCGGCCGCGCGACAAAGTCTGCGACACCTGGCCGAGATCGCCGCCGGTCTCACCTCGGCTCGGATTTAG
- a CDS encoding sensor histidine kinase, whose protein sequence is MTAEWSQWPRRHSRVVDVVVAILLCALATYASRFIDHGNGQGPVVVRPWSPGVFALSATASLALLWRREFPRAVLAITTACGIAIGALGFEVSVFTAGAAFVAMYSLGLWYPDARTAKLAPIVAGGALLITSLVHDFNPLLTGGRITLVAGDLLAGAFAEAGRNRRNYLAALHARAELAERTREEEARQRVGEERVRIARELHDIVAHHMALAHAQASTAAYLLRSQPDQAQGMLDELAGTTSAALRELKATVGLLREDDSDAPLEPTPGLAQLSELLTSFERTGLTLSLSITGVPRPLSPGADLTAYRIIQEALTNVTKHASTATANVRLVYSRLLLTISISDDGGDATETVRGDQDSAGQGYGLIGMNERAVSVGGHLRAGRKPGGGFEVTTELPLEPPQSPDDEDKTP, encoded by the coding sequence ATGACCGCCGAATGGTCGCAGTGGCCGCGCCGGCACAGCCGGGTGGTCGATGTGGTCGTGGCGATTCTGCTGTGCGCGCTCGCCACCTACGCGAGCCGGTTCATCGATCACGGCAACGGGCAGGGCCCGGTGGTGGTGCGGCCGTGGTCGCCCGGGGTGTTCGCGTTGTCGGCGACTGCCTCGCTGGCGTTGTTGTGGCGCCGGGAGTTTCCGCGGGCGGTGCTGGCGATCACGACGGCCTGCGGTATCGCGATCGGCGCCTTGGGTTTCGAGGTGTCGGTGTTCACGGCGGGCGCGGCGTTCGTCGCGATGTACTCGTTGGGACTGTGGTATCCCGATGCGCGCACCGCCAAGCTCGCGCCGATCGTCGCGGGCGGCGCGCTGTTGATCACCTCCCTCGTACACGACTTCAATCCGCTGCTGACCGGGGGACGCATCACGCTGGTCGCCGGGGACCTGCTGGCGGGCGCGTTCGCCGAGGCCGGTCGCAATCGGCGCAACTATCTGGCCGCCTTGCACGCACGCGCGGAGCTGGCCGAACGGACCCGTGAGGAGGAGGCGCGGCAGCGGGTCGGCGAGGAGCGGGTCCGGATCGCGCGGGAACTGCACGACATCGTGGCGCATCACATGGCGTTGGCGCACGCTCAAGCTTCCACCGCCGCGTACCTGCTGCGGAGCCAGCCCGATCAGGCGCAGGGGATGCTCGACGAGCTGGCGGGTACGACCTCCGCGGCGTTGCGTGAGCTCAAGGCCACCGTAGGGCTGCTGCGTGAAGACGATTCCGATGCTCCGCTGGAGCCGACGCCCGGCCTGGCTCAACTCTCGGAACTGCTCACCTCTTTCGAGCGGACCGGCTTGACCCTGTCGCTGTCGATCACCGGGGTGCCGCGACCGCTCTCGCCGGGCGCGGATCTGACGGCGTACCGGATCATCCAGGAGGCGCTCACCAATGTCACCAAGCACGCGAGCACCGCGACCGCGAATGTGCGACTGGTCTACTCGCGTCTGCTGCTGACCATCAGCATCAGCGACGACGGCGGTGACGCTACCGAAACTGTTCGCGGCGACCAGGATTCGGCCGGGCAAGGGTACGGCCTGATCGGCATGAACGAGCGCGCCGTCTCCGTCGGCGGTCACCTGCGCGCCGGCCGCAAGCCCGGCGGCGGTTTCGAAGTCACCACCGAACTCCCCCTCGAGCCCCCGCAATCCCCCGACGACGAGGACAAGACGCCATGA
- a CDS encoding aldolase gives MHLTDARWYDLLRTRATDPEAVRHAYADRRRRRSLLSDTGTLFLVAADHPARGALGVGADRTAMADRRTLLERLLIALADPAVDGVLGSPDIVEELLLLDAVHDKIVIGSMNRGGLAGADWEIDDRFTGYDAEALVKYRLDGGKMLLRLVDSDPGTIPTLEACARAVSELAEHGLMAMVEPLPYARDHSGALIMHKDSASLQRAITVASGLGVTSAYTWLKIPAPEDVSVLDATTLPVLVLGGEPSGDPEADLSSWGAALRHDVARGLVVGRSLLYPPDGDVAGAVRAAARVLEVAR, from the coding sequence GTGCACCTGACCGACGCGCGGTGGTACGACCTGCTCCGCACCCGCGCCACCGATCCCGAGGCCGTCCGGCACGCCTACGCCGACCGGCGGCGGCGCCGGAGTCTGCTGTCGGATACCGGCACCCTGTTCCTCGTCGCCGCCGACCACCCGGCGCGCGGGGCCCTGGGCGTCGGCGCCGACCGGACCGCCATGGCCGACCGCCGCACTCTGCTGGAACGCCTGCTCATCGCGCTGGCCGACCCAGCGGTGGACGGCGTGCTCGGGTCACCCGACATCGTGGAGGAACTCCTGCTCCTCGACGCCGTCCACGACAAGATCGTCATCGGCTCCATGAACCGCGGCGGACTGGCGGGGGCCGACTGGGAGATCGACGACCGCTTCACCGGCTACGACGCCGAAGCGCTCGTCAAATACCGTCTCGACGGCGGGAAAATGCTGTTGCGCCTGGTGGATTCGGATCCCGGCACCATCCCGACCCTGGAAGCCTGCGCCCGCGCGGTATCCGAGCTGGCCGAGCACGGGTTGATGGCCATGGTGGAACCGCTGCCCTACGCGCGCGACCACAGCGGGGCGCTGATCATGCACAAGGACTCCGCCTCACTGCAACGCGCCATCACCGTGGCATCGGGGCTGGGCGTCACCTCGGCGTACACCTGGCTGAAAATCCCCGCGCCCGAGGATGTTTCGGTGCTCGATGCCACCACGCTGCCCGTGCTGGTGCTGGGCGGCGAGCCCTCCGGGGACCCCGAGGCCGACCTCTCGTCCTGGGGTGCGGCGCTGCGCCACGATGTCGCGCGGGGCCTGGTCGTCGGCCGCAGCCTGCTCTACCCGCCCGACGGTGACGTCGCGGGCGCGGTGCGGGCCGCGGCGCGCGTGCTGGAGGTGGCGCGATGA
- a CDS encoding response regulator transcription factor produces MTIRVLLADDQALLAGTFRLLIDSAEDMEVVGIAGNGREAVELAQATTPDVVVMDIRMPGVDGLTATQEICADPALHDTRVMILTTFELDEYVAQALRAGASGFLGKDVGPEELLRSIRAVAAGDALLSPTATRTLIARYLSRPESRISAADSLDVLTAREREVVAMVAEGLSNEEIAEKMYVSPLTIRTHVQRAMSKLGVQNRAQLVVLAFQSGLVRVEPPRP; encoded by the coding sequence ATGACCATCCGGGTACTGCTCGCCGACGACCAAGCCCTGCTGGCCGGCACCTTCCGGCTCCTGATCGATTCGGCCGAGGACATGGAGGTGGTCGGTATCGCCGGAAACGGCCGGGAGGCGGTCGAACTCGCACAGGCCACCACCCCCGACGTCGTGGTCATGGATATCCGTATGCCCGGCGTCGACGGCCTCACCGCCACCCAGGAGATCTGCGCCGATCCCGCCCTGCACGACACCCGAGTCATGATCCTCACCACCTTCGAACTCGATGAGTATGTGGCCCAGGCCCTTCGCGCCGGAGCCAGCGGCTTCCTCGGCAAGGACGTAGGCCCCGAAGAACTGCTCCGCTCCATCCGCGCGGTAGCCGCCGGCGACGCCCTGCTCTCCCCCACCGCCACCCGCACCTTGATCGCCCGCTACCTCTCCCGCCCCGAAAGCCGCATCAGCGCCGCCGATTCCCTCGACGTCCTCACCGCCCGCGAACGCGAGGTCGTCGCCATGGTCGCCGAAGGCCTCTCCAACGAGGAAATCGCTGAAAAAATGTACGTCAGCCCCCTCACAATCCGCACCCACGTCCAACGAGCCATGTCCAAACTAGGCGTCCAAAACCGAGCCCAACTCGTCGTCCTGGCCTTCCAATCCGGCCTGGTCCGCGTCGAACCACCCCGCCCCTGA
- the iolD gene encoding 3D-(3,5/4)-trihydroxycyclohexane-1,2-dione acylhydrolase (decyclizing), which yields MKLTTAQALVAWLVAQRSETLEGVEVPLFPAVFGIFGHGNVLGLGTALAEYRDALPLWRGHTEEGMALAAVGLAKATQRRQVAVAASSIGPGALNMVTAAGVAHANRLPVLLLPGDTFVSRAPDPVLQQVEHFGDPTATVNDAFRPVSRYFDRITRPEQLIATLPQVARVLTDPADAGPVVLALPQDVQAETYDFPDALFEPVLHHVPRPRPDRRAVTDAVRVLREARRPLLVLGGGVRYSGAGGQALEFAERHGIPVTETTAGRTLVPHGHPLFAGPLGITGAASANALAGAADVVLAVGTRLQDFTTASWTVFAPEVRLVHINTARFDAVKHGALAVVGDADATLRDLGSDLGEWTADPDWTVRAQAVRSEWDAHIDKLRAPTPGMPSYAQVVGVVNELSEASDYVMTASGGMPGELVGGWRATGGVPTMDVEYGFSCMGYELAGAWGAALARTGTDGLVTTLLGDGSYLMLNSELFSAAFAGHPLVAVVCDNDGYAVIARLQEGQGGTPFNNFYADCRTNHATPPRVDFAAHAAALGCAVFSAGELDEFREAYARARVAARAESRPAVVVVRTRPSAWTEAGAWWEVGVPQHLSGRTEYDRGKAGQLRYTHPD from the coding sequence ATGAAGCTCACGACAGCGCAAGCACTGGTGGCCTGGCTGGTCGCGCAACGCTCGGAAACCCTCGAAGGCGTCGAGGTGCCGTTGTTCCCCGCCGTGTTCGGCATTTTCGGGCACGGCAATGTGCTCGGCCTGGGCACCGCGCTGGCCGAGTACCGCGACGCCTTGCCGCTGTGGCGCGGGCACACGGAGGAGGGTATGGCGCTGGCGGCGGTCGGGCTGGCCAAGGCCACCCAGCGGCGGCAGGTCGCCGTCGCCGCCTCCTCGATCGGGCCGGGCGCGCTGAACATGGTGACGGCCGCCGGTGTGGCGCACGCGAATCGGCTGCCGGTGCTACTGCTGCCCGGCGACACGTTCGTCAGTCGCGCCCCCGATCCGGTGTTGCAGCAGGTGGAGCACTTCGGTGATCCGACCGCCACCGTCAACGACGCCTTCCGGCCGGTGAGCCGGTATTTCGATCGCATCACCCGGCCCGAGCAGCTGATCGCGACACTGCCGCAGGTGGCGCGGGTGCTCACCGACCCCGCCGACGCCGGGCCGGTGGTGCTGGCGCTGCCGCAGGACGTGCAGGCCGAGACCTACGACTTCCCCGACGCCCTGTTCGAGCCGGTGCTGCACCACGTCCCGCGCCCACGGCCGGATCGGCGCGCTGTCACCGACGCCGTGCGCGTGCTGCGGGAGGCGCGTCGGCCGCTGCTGGTGCTCGGCGGCGGCGTCCGATACTCGGGTGCGGGCGGGCAGGCGCTGGAATTCGCTGAGCGGCACGGTATTCCGGTCACCGAGACCACCGCCGGGCGCACGTTGGTTCCGCACGGTCATCCGCTGTTCGCGGGTCCGCTCGGCATCACGGGTGCGGCGTCGGCCAATGCCTTGGCCGGGGCGGCGGATGTGGTGCTGGCAGTCGGCACCCGACTCCAGGACTTCACCACCGCGTCGTGGACGGTGTTCGCGCCGGAAGTCCGTCTGGTGCACATCAATACCGCGCGCTTCGACGCGGTCAAGCACGGTGCGCTGGCGGTGGTCGGCGACGCCGACGCCACCCTGCGCGACCTCGGATCCGACCTGGGGGAGTGGACGGCCGATCCGGACTGGACCGTGCGGGCGCAGGCGGTGCGGTCGGAGTGGGACGCGCACATCGACAAACTGCGCGCGCCGACACCGGGCATGCCCAGCTACGCGCAGGTCGTCGGCGTGGTCAACGAGCTCAGTGAAGCCTCGGACTATGTCATGACCGCATCGGGCGGGATGCCCGGAGAACTCGTGGGCGGCTGGCGAGCCACCGGGGGCGTGCCGACGATGGATGTCGAATACGGCTTCTCCTGTATGGGATACGAGCTCGCCGGGGCCTGGGGTGCGGCGCTCGCGCGCACGGGGACCGACGGCCTGGTCACCACGCTGCTCGGCGACGGCTCGTACCTGATGCTCAACTCCGAGCTGTTCTCCGCGGCGTTCGCCGGGCACCCGCTGGTCGCGGTGGTGTGCGACAACGACGGATACGCGGTCATCGCACGGTTGCAGGAAGGCCAGGGCGGGACGCCGTTCAACAACTTCTACGCCGACTGCCGGACCAATCACGCGACCCCGCCGCGCGTGGACTTCGCCGCACATGCGGCAGCGCTGGGCTGCGCGGTGTTCAGCGCGGGCGAGCTCGATGAGTTTCGGGAGGCATACGCCCGCGCGCGAGTAGCCGCGCGGGCCGAGTCCCGGCCCGCCGTCGTCGTGGTCCGCACCCGGCCGTCCGCCTGGACCGAGGCGGGCGCGTGGTGGGAAGTCGGTGTGCCACAGCATCTCTCGGGCCGAACCGAATACGACCGCGGCAAAGCGGGGCAACTGCGCTACACCCATCCGGACTGA
- a CDS encoding sugar ABC transporter substrate-binding protein — MSAFPRARRVRRLRLAPWLAAAAVLAACSGPGADVNGTTAAPVAVGAVKSVAVVTHGSPGDAFWNVVKNGAEAAGKDLGIRVEYNSAGDPTQQAKLIDNAVAQGVDGLVVSMANPDALRPSVEKAVAAGIPVVTINSGEAESARFGAIGHVGQSERLAGEAAGKRLADAGKHKMLCVIHEAGNVGANERCAGAIQGFGAATTLQVDINNPTDVQSRIKGALEADRSIDAVLTLNSQIAARAVDAVKESSAKTTVATFDLNSDVVRAIQAGTLLFAVDQQQYEQGYLPVVMLKLYKSNLNAVGGGHPVQTGPAFVDKTTVDAVAALVGQGTR, encoded by the coding sequence ATGTCCGCATTCCCCCGTGCGCGCCGCGTCCGCCGGCTGCGCCTGGCGCCCTGGCTGGCCGCCGCGGCCGTGCTCGCCGCCTGCAGCGGCCCCGGCGCCGATGTCAACGGAACCACCGCAGCCCCGGTCGCGGTCGGGGCGGTGAAGTCGGTGGCCGTGGTGACCCACGGGTCGCCCGGCGACGCCTTCTGGAACGTGGTGAAGAACGGCGCCGAGGCCGCCGGGAAGGATCTCGGCATCCGGGTCGAATACAACTCGGCGGGCGATCCGACCCAGCAGGCCAAGCTGATCGACAACGCCGTCGCCCAGGGCGTGGACGGGCTGGTGGTGTCCATGGCCAATCCGGATGCGCTGCGGCCGTCGGTGGAGAAGGCGGTGGCCGCGGGCATTCCGGTGGTGACGATCAACTCCGGGGAGGCCGAGAGCGCCCGGTTCGGGGCCATCGGCCATGTCGGGCAGAGCGAGCGGCTGGCCGGCGAGGCCGCCGGGAAACGGCTGGCCGACGCCGGAAAACACAAGATGCTGTGCGTGATTCACGAGGCGGGCAATGTCGGGGCCAATGAACGCTGCGCCGGCGCCATCCAGGGCTTCGGCGCGGCAACCACGCTGCAGGTCGACATCAACAATCCGACCGATGTGCAGTCACGGATCAAGGGCGCGCTCGAGGCCGATCGTTCCATCGACGCGGTGCTGACCCTGAACTCGCAGATCGCCGCTCGCGCGGTGGACGCGGTGAAGGAGTCCTCGGCCAAGACCACCGTCGCCACCTTCGACCTGAATTCCGATGTGGTGCGCGCGATCCAGGCCGGGACGTTGCTGTTCGCGGTGGATCAGCAGCAGTACGAGCAGGGCTATCTGCCGGTGGTCATGCTGAAGCTCTACAAGTCGAACCTCAATGCCGTGGGCGGCGGCCATCCGGTGCAGACCGGACCGGCATTCGTGGACAAGACCACCGTCGATGCCGTCGCCGCCCTGGTCGGCCAGGGCACGCGGTGA